One genomic segment of Cydia splendana chromosome 5, ilCydSple1.2, whole genome shotgun sequence includes these proteins:
- the LOC134790822 gene encoding uncharacterized protein LOC134790822, protein NSVDTSQSTSSNTDEASKEVATATLINLESPVSTSENTAPGEDQLDSIEANDQWHTARMQVSTTSALTDMECSVGRVAGGAEPLELAVGLGSVVARGGPGPAEELAEEAAP, encoded by the exons AACTCGGTCGACACGAGCCAATCAACGAGCTCGAACACCGACGAAGCGAGCAAAGAGGTCGCCACGGCCACGCTCATCAACCTGGAGTCGCCCGTGTCCACCAGCGAGAACACGGCGCCCGGCGAGGACCAGCTGGACTCCATCGAGGCCAACGACCAGTGGCACACGGCGAGGATGCAGGTTTCCACCACCAGCGCTCT CACGGACATGGAGTGCAGCGTGGGTCGCGTGGCGGGCGGGGCGGAGCCGCTGGAGCTGGCGGTGGGCTTGGGGTCCGTGGTGGCGCGCGGCGGCCCCGGCCCGGCCGAGGAGCTCGCCGAGGAGGCCGCGCCCTGA
- the LOC134790832 gene encoding chorion-specific transcription factor GCMb-like, giving the protein MVILGRSEMSDGATTEWDINDAVVPRVSSFDGFSEWCDGHVRRVYPPGCEEARRHASGWAMRNTNNHNVHILKKSCLGVLVCSARCRLPDGSRVHLRPAICDKARKKQQGKPCPNRLCNGGRLEVQPCRGHCGYPVTHFWRHTEHAIFFQAKGAHDHPRPEAKGASEVRRSLGAGRRVRGLALLLARETAITDKILTMKPDKQMIQKVSNPPPQPPPLIPDNQRTLTCTCGPFECSCRWRAEPTPEMYAPNAWSPAEPHYTNYVPPAPPAPVPQPYDPTALPADDIFHPEEIFQLDHPIRMDFPMEENTLGSPPTFAELHNDNSRPEDAYWLEWQRAAGGSESSETPSPELFGYQQTDYCEQTYAPQVYYPEDAQYYPTESTRTSPVMDMQDQRYYRYGEDCTPNSTEVQTWNYTDCAFASNDLSECKQYFDAQHQQAVNAFSALSYN; this is encoded by the exons ATGGTGATTCT CGGCCGATCGGAGATGTCAGACGGAGCAACCACCGAGTGGGACATCAACGACGCCGTCGTGCCCCGCGTGTCCTCGTTCGACGGCTTCAGCGAGTGGTGCGACGGGCACGTGCGCCGCGTCTACCCGCCCGGCTGCGAGGAGGCCCGTCGCCACGCGAGCGGCTGGGCTATGAGGAACACGAATAACCACAACGTGCACATACTCAAGAAGAGTTGTCTGGGAGTTTTGGTGTGCTCCGCGAGGTGTCGACTGCCTGATGGATCGAGGGTGCATCTCAGGCCTGCGATATGTGACAAGGCGCGGAAAAAACAACAAG GAAAACCATGCCCAAACAGACTATGCAACGGCGGCCGACTAGAAGTGCAACCCTGTCGCGGTCACTGCGGCTACCCCGTCACCCACTTCTGGAGGCACACAGAGCACGCCATCTTCTTCCAAGCGAAGGGAGCGCACGACCATCCACGACCCGAGGCCAAGGGGGCCAGCGAAGTCAGGAGGTCACTAGGAGCTGGCAGGAGAGTGAGAGGGCTAGCGTTACTGCTGGCGAGAGAGACGGCGATCACTGATAAAATACTGACGATGAAGCCTGATAAACAAATGATACAGAAAGTTAGCAATCCTCCTCCGCAACCACCGCCGCTTATTCCTGACAACCAaagaa CACTAACATGCACTTGCGGCCCATTTGAGTGTTCATGCCGGTGGCGGGCAGAACCGACCCCAGAGATGTACGCCCCCAACGCCTGGTCACCAGCGGAGCCCCACTACACCAACTACGTGCctcccgcgccgcccgcgcccgtCCCGCAGCCCTACGACCCGACTGCCCTACCGGCTGACGACATCTTCCACCCCGAAGAAATCTTCCAGCTAGACCACCCCATCCGAATGGACTTCCCCATGGAAGAAAACACACTAGGCTCCCCACCCACGTTTGCGGAACTACACAATGACAACTCCAGGCCCGAAGACGCCTACTGGCTCGAATGGCAACGAGCGGCCGGCGGTTCAGAGTCCAGCGAAACGCCCTCGCCGGAACTATTCGGTTACCAACAGACTGATTATTGCGAACAAACATATGCTCCCCAAGTCTACTACCCTGAAGACGCTCAATATTACCCCACAGAAAGCACGAGAACCTCCCCTGTCATGGACATGCAAGACCAGCGGTACTACAGGTATGGGGAGGACTGCACTCCGAACAGCACGGAGGTACAGACGTGGAATTACACAGACTGTGCGTTCGCGTCCAACGATCTCTCAGAATGCAAACAATACTTCGACGCACAACATCAGCAAGCTGTCAATGCGTTTAGTGCCCTCTCGTACAATTAA